Proteins from one Arthrobacter sp. DNA4 genomic window:
- the hemG gene encoding protoporphyrinogen oxidase codes for MGSSPAKPGQALVVGGGISGLLSARELAAAGYEVTVLEAGTAWGGCVGSHTVAGLTLDSGAESFATRSDAVARLCTDLGLGAKIVPPRPGGAWVQLPDGPRELPRTGVLGIPANPWDPEVRRTLGILGSLRASLDGLLPASIGACAGVTSVSALVRTRMGSRVLERLVSPVVGGVHSADPGLLDVDMVAPGLRAGLRRHGSLAAAVSAQRRGGGTTAQARTPQPAKAGSAVAGLEGGMHTLVDALVSELERRDVTLLLGTAATSVSRTPEGWRVDAAGAAFHAALLVMAVEGPAAVELLEPAVPAISGKKPASGPDVKLVTLVLDKPDLDRRPRGTGILVAPQTPGIEAKALTHATGKWDWLTAAAGPGRHVVRLSYGRVDGASAPAAAGPQTDDELFAAALRDASALLGVRITGGDVRGWDVVRWRGALPFAAVGHRARAADIRRSCSAAGGLAVVGGWVAGNGLAAVVADTREQIGQLTAA; via the coding sequence GTGGGCAGCTCCCCGGCGAAACCTGGCCAGGCGCTCGTGGTGGGCGGCGGGATCTCCGGGCTGCTCTCCGCCCGGGAACTCGCAGCAGCCGGTTATGAGGTGACTGTCCTGGAAGCCGGGACGGCGTGGGGCGGCTGTGTCGGCAGCCATACGGTCGCGGGGCTCACCCTGGACAGCGGCGCTGAGTCCTTCGCCACCAGGTCCGACGCCGTAGCCCGGCTCTGCACGGACCTTGGGCTCGGCGCGAAGATCGTTCCCCCGCGGCCCGGGGGTGCCTGGGTGCAGCTGCCGGACGGACCGCGCGAGCTGCCCCGGACCGGAGTGCTGGGTATTCCCGCCAACCCCTGGGACCCTGAGGTCCGCCGCACCCTGGGCATCCTCGGCTCGCTGCGCGCCTCCCTTGACGGGCTGCTGCCCGCATCCATAGGGGCCTGCGCCGGCGTCACCAGCGTCTCCGCGCTGGTCCGGACCCGCATGGGGTCCCGCGTGCTGGAACGCCTCGTCTCGCCCGTGGTGGGCGGCGTCCACTCCGCCGATCCCGGCCTGCTCGACGTCGATATGGTGGCTCCGGGCCTGCGTGCGGGCCTGCGCAGGCACGGTTCCCTCGCTGCCGCGGTCTCGGCACAGCGGCGCGGCGGCGGCACAACCGCCCAGGCCCGGACACCCCAACCGGCAAAGGCCGGGTCCGCCGTCGCAGGCCTCGAAGGCGGCATGCACACGCTGGTGGACGCCCTGGTGTCGGAGCTCGAACGCCGGGACGTGACCCTGCTGTTGGGCACTGCCGCCACGTCGGTTTCCCGCACCCCGGAAGGCTGGCGCGTCGACGCTGCCGGCGCGGCCTTCCATGCCGCGCTGCTTGTCATGGCCGTGGAGGGCCCGGCCGCCGTCGAACTGCTGGAACCTGCTGTACCTGCCATCTCGGGAAAGAAACCGGCCTCCGGGCCGGACGTCAAGCTGGTCACGCTGGTCCTGGACAAACCGGACCTGGACCGGCGGCCGCGTGGGACGGGAATCCTGGTGGCCCCGCAAACGCCCGGCATCGAAGCAAAGGCGTTGACGCACGCCACGGGCAAATGGGATTGGCTGACCGCCGCTGCCGGCCCCGGGCGCCATGTGGTGCGCCTTTCGTACGGCCGGGTGGACGGTGCTTCGGCCCCTGCCGCCGCCGGTCCCCAAACCGATGATGAGCTGTTCGCGGCCGCCCTGCGCGACGCATCCGCCCTGCTCGGCGTCCGCATCACCGGCGGGGACGTGCGGGGCTGGGACGTGGTCCGGTGGCGCGGAGCCCTGCCGTTCGCCGCCGTCGGTCACCGCGCACGGGCAGCGGACATCCGGCGGTCCTGCAGCGCCGCGGGCGGCCTGGCCGTCGTGGGCGGATGGGTTGCCGGGAACGGGTTGGCCGCTGTGGTGGCCGACACACGTGAGCAAATCGGCCAACTAACTGCCGCCTGA
- the hemE gene encoding uroporphyrinogen decarboxylase has translation MTPSPAVSAAGTLAADHPLMDGRTADSPLITAYRGGKPSRRPVWFMRQAGRSLPEYLKVREGIAMLDSCLRPELASEITLQPVRRHDVDAGIFFSDIVIPLKLAGVGVDIVPGVGPVLDKPVRTAADVAALPQLTWEALEPIREAVRLTVAELGKTPLIGFAGAPFTLAAYMVEGKPSRDHLGPRTMMHADPETWNALANWAADASGMFLQAQLEAGASAAQLFDSWAGSLGLADYTKYVAPASSRALDHVRHLGAPLIHFGTGTSELLVAMRDVGVDVVGVDYRLPLDEANRRLGGTVPLQGNIDPALLAAPWDVLEAHVREVIAAGAGAPGHVLNLGHGVPPETDPDVLTRVVELIHSISPE, from the coding sequence ATGACTCCTAGCCCTGCCGTCTCCGCTGCCGGCACCCTCGCCGCAGACCATCCACTGATGGACGGCCGCACAGCAGACTCCCCGCTGATCACGGCCTACCGCGGCGGCAAGCCGTCCCGCCGTCCCGTCTGGTTCATGCGGCAGGCCGGCCGGTCGCTGCCCGAATACCTCAAGGTGCGCGAAGGCATCGCCATGCTGGACTCCTGCCTCCGCCCGGAGCTGGCCTCTGAGATCACGCTCCAGCCCGTCCGCCGCCATGATGTCGACGCCGGCATCTTCTTCTCCGACATCGTCATCCCGCTGAAGCTCGCGGGCGTGGGCGTGGACATCGTGCCCGGGGTCGGGCCGGTCCTCGACAAACCGGTACGCACGGCAGCCGATGTTGCCGCCTTGCCGCAGCTCACATGGGAAGCCCTGGAGCCGATCCGTGAAGCCGTCCGCCTCACGGTGGCCGAACTGGGCAAGACGCCCCTGATCGGTTTCGCCGGCGCACCGTTCACGCTGGCCGCCTACATGGTGGAAGGAAAGCCGTCCCGCGACCACCTGGGCCCGCGGACCATGATGCACGCCGACCCGGAGACATGGAACGCGCTGGCCAACTGGGCTGCCGACGCTTCCGGCATGTTCCTCCAAGCCCAGCTGGAGGCCGGCGCCTCCGCCGCCCAGCTGTTCGACTCCTGGGCGGGCTCGCTGGGGCTGGCCGACTACACCAAATACGTTGCGCCGGCGTCGTCCCGTGCCCTGGACCATGTCCGCCACCTGGGTGCCCCGCTCATCCACTTCGGCACCGGCACGTCCGAACTCCTCGTGGCCATGCGGGACGTTGGAGTGGACGTGGTGGGCGTTGACTACCGGCTGCCGCTCGATGAGGCGAACCGCCGGCTGGGCGGAACCGTGCCGCTGCAGGGAAACATCGACCCCGCGCTGCTGGCAGCACCCTGGGACGTCCTGGAAGCGCACGTCCGCGAGGTCATCGCCGCCGGCGCCGGCGCCCCGGGCCATGTCCTGAACCTGGGACACGGCGTACCGCCCGAAACGGACCCTGACGTCCTGACCCGGGTGGTGGAGCTTATCCACTCCATCTCGCCGGAGTAA
- a CDS encoding glutamyl-tRNA reductase, which yields MVLFSLVATHADIDLETVAQLSNGSSGIAASALTESPAVAGAVVLATCNRYEIYGEAPNPNDVEAARAALVSRISQASGLSEPLVSRSFSTRTGPEVTQHLFAVSAGLDSAVVGEREIAGQVRRALITAQHDGTASAGLVRLFQAASKTAKDVGAQTALGSRGLSIVSVALDLATDLSENPDWSTKKVVLFGTGAYAGATMALLRERGCTDISVYSSSGRAEGFVASRGGSALDVDSLRPAVAAADVMIGCSGSDTRVEADELAQVRADSPQPLIAIDLALTHDFDPAVGELDGVELLTLESVRLAAPQEQAESLAQASGIVKGAAQAFEQEREARSVDSAIVALRRHTMNVLDAEMEKVRARHGCTAAAEEVEFALRRMVKQLLHVPTVRARELAANGQQDDYVAALEALYGITVEQPGTAATAVVEAECPVDHKGRETA from the coding sequence GTGGTTCTTTTCTCATTGGTGGCTACACACGCCGACATCGATCTTGAAACCGTTGCTCAGTTGAGCAACGGTTCCTCCGGGATTGCCGCATCCGCGCTCACCGAATCCCCCGCCGTGGCCGGAGCGGTGGTCCTCGCCACCTGCAACCGCTATGAGATCTACGGCGAAGCTCCCAATCCGAACGACGTCGAAGCGGCCCGGGCGGCGCTGGTGTCGCGGATCAGCCAGGCCAGCGGACTCTCCGAGCCCCTCGTGTCACGCTCCTTCAGTACCCGGACCGGTCCCGAGGTGACCCAGCACCTGTTCGCCGTCAGCGCCGGACTGGACTCCGCCGTCGTTGGTGAACGCGAGATCGCCGGCCAGGTGCGCCGCGCCCTCATCACCGCACAGCACGACGGTACTGCCAGCGCCGGCCTGGTCCGGCTGTTCCAGGCCGCCTCGAAAACCGCCAAGGACGTCGGCGCGCAGACGGCCCTCGGTTCCCGGGGGCTTTCCATCGTTTCGGTGGCCCTGGACCTGGCCACCGATCTTTCCGAAAACCCCGACTGGTCGACCAAGAAGGTTGTGCTGTTCGGGACCGGCGCGTACGCCGGCGCCACGATGGCACTGCTGCGTGAACGCGGCTGCACGGACATCTCCGTATACTCCTCGTCCGGCCGGGCCGAAGGATTCGTGGCCTCGCGCGGCGGGTCCGCCCTGGACGTGGATTCACTGCGCCCGGCGGTCGCCGCCGCCGACGTCATGATCGGCTGCAGCGGCTCGGACACCCGGGTTGAAGCTGACGAACTGGCCCAGGTCCGTGCGGACTCACCCCAGCCCCTGATTGCCATCGACCTGGCGCTCACCCACGATTTCGATCCTGCCGTCGGCGAGCTGGACGGCGTGGAACTGCTGACCCTGGAATCGGTGCGCCTGGCAGCACCGCAGGAGCAGGCGGAATCGCTGGCCCAGGCAAGCGGCATCGTCAAGGGCGCCGCCCAAGCCTTCGAACAGGAGCGCGAAGCCCGCTCCGTGGACTCCGCCATCGTTGCCCTGCGCCGCCACACCATGAACGTGCTGGACGCGGAGATGGAAAAGGTCCGTGCCCGCCACGGCTGCACCGCTGCCGCCGAAGAAGTGGAGTTCGCACTCCGCCGCATGGTCAAGCAGTTGCTGCACGTCCCCACCGTCCGCGCCCGCGAACTCGCCGCAAACGGGCAGCAGGATGACTACGTTGCGGCGCTTGAAGCGCTGTACGGCATCACCGTCGAGCAGCCCGGCACGGCCGCGACGGCAGTGGTGGAGGCCGAGTGCCCGGTGGACCACAAGGGCCGCGAGACCGCCTGA